The DNA region CCCATAATACAACACATAATTAGATTCCTCCGAAAAAACGGAACTTGGCTGTCGCATTTCTGTGGCAGCCATTTCCTTATAATTTAAGATAGGATTTAGTAGAAAACTTATTTAACACCGAACAGCAGCTCGTCGTAGGTCGGGAACGGCCAGAACTTGGCAGCTGTGATGGTCTCTGCCTCATCACAGGAAGCACGAAGCTTTTCCATAACGCCCAGCAGCTCATCTCTGATGATGTAAGCTGTATCGGTTACGCTGTCTGAATCCTTCACCTTATCAAGAACGCTGTCAAGTTCGTCAAGGCTTGCATAAGCCTCACTTGCATAGCCCGAAAGCTTCTTGACGGTCTCTGTCTCATAGGTGCAGGCAAGATCGGTAGCCAGTGATTTTTTAGCGTTTGCGGTCTTTGCAACAAATGCAGCATATTCCTCGATAGCGGGAAGTATCTCGCGGCGTGCCAGCATCTCCATGGTCTTAGCTTCGATGATGACAGCCTTGCAGTAGTTCTCCAGTGTGATCTCTGTACGGCTGCGCAGCTCAGCCTCGGTGAATACCTTGTGAGCGGTCAGCATCTTAACGTTCTTCTCGTCCATCAGATGAGGGATAGCATCGGGAGTTGTACGGTAGTTCAGCAGACCGCGTACTTCGGTAGCTTCCTTTATCCATGTATCATCATAGCCGTTGCCGTTGAAGATGATCCTCTTGTGATCGGTGATGGTCTTCTTTATCATCTCATGGAGTGCTTCCTCGAAGTTATCAGCCTTTTCAAGTCTGTCAGCATAGATCTTCAGGCTCTCTGCAACTGCCGAGTTCAGCATGATATTAGCGCAAGCGATGCTGTCAGCAGAACCGACCATTCTGAACTCGAACTTGTTGCCTGTGAATGCGAAAGGCGAAGTACGGTTACGGTCAGTGGTATCTCTTGTAAATCTTGGCAGAACACTTACGCCAAGCTTCATGACAGTCTTCTCAACGCCTGCATATGGAGTATCGTTCTCGATAGCCTCAAGGATACCCTCAAGTTCTTCACCAAGGAAGATGGAGATAACAGCGGGAGGTGCCTCGTTAGCGCCCAGACGGTGATCGTTGCCCGCGGTAGCAACGGAAATTCTAAGCAGATCCTGATAATCGTCAACAGCCTTGATAACTGCGCACAGGAACAGCAGGAACTGAGCGTTCTCATATGGGGTCTCGCCGGGAGTCAGCAGGTTAACGCCTGTATCTGTAGCGATAGACCAGTTGTTGTGCTTGCCCGAACCGTTAACGCCGTCAAAAGGCTTTTCATGCAGCAGACATACCAGACCGTGTTTCTGTGCGACCTTCTTCATGATCTCCATAGTCAGCTGGTTGTGATCGGTGGCGATATTTGTGGTAGCATAGATAGGTGCAAGCTCGTGCTGTGCAGGTGCGACCTCATTATGCTGAGTCTTTGCAAGGATACCCAGCTTCCATAGTTCATCGTTCAGGTCGCTCATATAAGCCTCAACTCTGGGCTTGATAACTCCGAAATAGTGGTCGTCCAGTTCCTGACCCTTGGGAGGCTTCGCACCGAACAGTGTCCTGCCTGTATAGATAAGGTCTTTTCTCTGATCGTAAAGCTCCTTGGGGATAAGGAAGTATTCCTGCTCAGGTCCGACGGAAGTTGTAACGTGTCTTACCTGATCGTTTCCGAAAAGCTTCAGGATACGCAGTGCCTGCTTGTTCAGTGCTTCCATTGATCTCAGCAGAGGTGTCTTCTTGTCCAGTGCCTCACCGCCGTAAGAACAGAAAGCAGTAGGAATGCAAAGGGTCTTGCCCTTGATGAATGCATAAGATGTAGGATCCCATGCGGTGTAACCTCTTGCCTCAAATGTAGCTCTCAGTCCGCCGGAAGGGAACGAAGATGCATCAGGCTCGCCCTTGATGAGTTCCTTGCCCGAAAAGTCCATGATAACTCTGCCATCAGGTGAGGGGCTTATAAAGCTGTCATGCTTCTCGGCAGTGATGCCTGTAAGGGGCTGGAACCAGTGAGTATAATGTGTAGCTCCCTGCTCGATAGCCCAATCCTTCATAGCCTCGGCAACTGCGTTGGCAACTGTGATATCAAGCTTCTCACCGATATCAATAGTATTTTTCAGTGACTTATACACTTTTGAAGACAGCCTTGACTTCATAACTCTGTCATCAAAAACCTTGCTCGCAAACAATTCGGGTACCGTACTCATTATGATTTCCTCCGTTCGATACAGCAAAGGCGCCCCCGGTTTACAGAGAGTATTATCCCTGTACCGAAGACGCCATTGCCTTATAAATATAGAAAATTATATTCGGAAAAGACTTTATACTTTCCATTGTCTTTCCAATGTCAACAAAAAAAGACAAAGAGCCTTGAAACCTAAGCTTCATTCAAGACCTCTTTGCCTTCCATGGTTTGTATTATACACCATCGCAAGAGTTTTGTCAAGCACATTTTTCACAAAACTCATGAAAGTTACCGAAGCAAAACTTGCAAAATTTTCACAAATCTTGTAAAACCCCTTGACAAAAATGAAATTGTGAGATATAATACTTGCAAATAATGCATGAGCAATGGCGTTCATTCTTTTTTATTGCCGTGAAGCGATTCACGTCGATAAAAAAGGGTGAACGTTTTTTTATGATAAGGAGTGCTGAAAATGAAACTTGAAGGCGAAGTTCGTATACCGTCGGGCTGTGCGATAGCGGCAGTCATTTCAAGAGAGGGTAAAGGGATAACGGGAGATGTTATTTATAATGCAATGAAGCCAATGCACGACCGTTCAAACGGTCTGGGCGGAGGATTTGCAGCTTACGGCATCTATCCCGAATACAGAGATCTGTATGCTTTCCATATCTTCTTCGATCACCGTTCCACCCGTAAGGAATGTGAAGCTTACTTAAAGGAACGTTTCGAGATAGTAAAGGGTGAACTGATACCCACCCGCAAGATTCCCCAGATAACCAATGAACCTATTATATGGAGATACTTCTGTGCTCCACTGGGTTCTATGGTCGCATCGGAACAGGTCGATGAAAGTGAATTCGTTGCACGCACGGTAATGAAGATCAATACCGAGATGAAAGGTGCATACGTGTTCTCCAGCGGCAAGAATATGGGATGTTTCAAAGCTGTCGGCTACCCGGAAGATGTTGGTGTATTCTACAAGCTTGAAGAATACGAGGGCTATTCATGGACAGCCCACGGCCGTTATCCGACCAACACCCCCGGCTGGTGGGGCGGTGCTCACCCCTTCTCCCTGCTGGACAGTTCCATCGTCCACAACGGCGAGATATCTTCCTACGATGCAAACCGCCGCTTTATCGAGATGTTCGGCTATAAATGTACATTGCAGACCGATACCGAGGTCATAACCTATATACTGGATTATCTGCTGAGAAGACAGGGTCTTACCATGGAGGAAGCCGCTTCCGTTATCGCCGCACCTTTCTGGTCTACGATAAACTCGAAGCCCGAAAAGGAAAAAGAAAGACTTACGTTCCTCAGACAGGTATTCCCCAGTCTGCTGATAACAGGACCTTTTTCAATAGTATACGGCTGGAACGGAGGACTCATGGCACTCAATGACCGCCTGAAGCTCCGCTCAATGATAACTGCCGAAAAGGACGATAAAGTATTCATAGCCAGCGAAGAAGCGGCTGTTAGGGTAATGGAGCCCGATGCAGAGAACTTCTACGCACCTGCGGGC from Ruminococcus albus AD2013 includes:
- a CDS encoding glutamine synthetase III is translated as MSTVPELFASKVFDDRVMKSRLSSKVYKSLKNTIDIGEKLDITVANAVAEAMKDWAIEQGATHYTHWFQPLTGITAEKHDSFISPSPDGRVIMDFSGKELIKGEPDASSFPSGGLRATFEARGYTAWDPTSYAFIKGKTLCIPTAFCSYGGEALDKKTPLLRSMEALNKQALRILKLFGNDQVRHVTTSVGPEQEYFLIPKELYDQRKDLIYTGRTLFGAKPPKGQELDDHYFGVIKPRVEAYMSDLNDELWKLGILAKTQHNEVAPAQHELAPIYATTNIATDHNQLTMEIMKKVAQKHGLVCLLHEKPFDGVNGSGKHNNWSIATDTGVNLLTPGETPYENAQFLLFLCAVIKAVDDYQDLLRISVATAGNDHRLGANEAPPAVISIFLGEELEGILEAIENDTPYAGVEKTVMKLGVSVLPRFTRDTTDRNRTSPFAFTGNKFEFRMVGSADSIACANIMLNSAVAESLKIYADRLEKADNFEEALHEMIKKTITDHKRIIFNGNGYDDTWIKEATEVRGLLNYRTTPDAIPHLMDEKNVKMLTAHKVFTEAELRSRTEITLENYCKAVIIEAKTMEMLARREILPAIEEYAAFVAKTANAKKSLATDLACTYETETVKKLSGYASEAYASLDELDSVLDKVKDSDSVTDTAYIIRDELLGVMEKLRASCDEAETITAAKFWPFPTYDELLFGVK
- a CDS encoding class II glutamine amidotransferase gives rise to the protein MKLEGEVRIPSGCAIAAVISREGKGITGDVIYNAMKPMHDRSNGLGGGFAAYGIYPEYRDLYAFHIFFDHRSTRKECEAYLKERFEIVKGELIPTRKIPQITNEPIIWRYFCAPLGSMVASEQVDESEFVARTVMKINTEMKGAYVFSSGKNMGCFKAVGYPEDVGVFYKLEEYEGYSWTAHGRYPTNTPGWWGGAHPFSLLDSSIVHNGEISSYDANRRFIEMFGYKCTLQTDTEVITYILDYLLRRQGLTMEEAASVIAAPFWSTINSKPEKEKERLTFLRQVFPSLLITGPFSIVYGWNGGLMALNDRLKLRSMITAEKDDKVFIASEEAAVRVMEPDAENFYAPAGGEPVIVRVKEGKF